In Fluviicola taffensis DSM 16823, the following are encoded in one genomic region:
- a CDS encoding helix-turn-helix domain-containing protein has product MKQMLHSEDRKAIEKLIDYMHEHPQECFDISKHALMIGFSVSKLNKSFKVLIGIGPASYFRRIKMQKAKELHIQQSYTWTEISSLFGYSDLASFSKAFKRIHGFCPRNATSSDYLTS; this is encoded by the coding sequence ATGAAACAAATGTTGCACTCAGAAGATCGCAAGGCAATTGAGAAATTGATTGATTATATGCATGAGCATCCTCAAGAATGTTTTGATATTTCGAAACATGCTCTAATGATTGGTTTCTCCGTTTCTAAACTGAATAAAAGCTTCAAAGTTTTAATTGGAATTGGACCTGCGAGCTATTTTAGAAGGATTAAAATGCAAAAAGCGAAAGAATTACATATTCAACAAAGCTATACTTGGACAGAAATCAGTTCGCTTTTTGGATATTCAGATTTAGCCTCGTTCAGCAAGGCTTTTAAAAGAATTCATGGTTTTTGTCCACGGAATGCAACTTCGAGTGATTATTTGACGTCCTGA
- a CDS encoding MarR family winged helix-turn-helix transcriptional regulator, giving the protein MYYNVTQVEKLDSIIFYKIDRAIRTYRQFAQARLRSLGHQITIDQWLVIKCLIENPKIQQNEISEQVFKDAASVNRMINLLVESKYLKRKINKLDRRKMDILVTQKALDAIDAMDEVIPNNRSHALTGLTQEEMQIATKVMTQIATNCKR; this is encoded by the coding sequence ATGTACTACAACGTAACTCAAGTGGAAAAATTAGATTCGATTATTTTTTATAAGATCGATAGAGCAATAAGAACTTACCGTCAGTTTGCGCAAGCTCGTTTAAGATCTTTAGGTCATCAGATTACAATCGACCAATGGTTGGTGATAAAGTGTTTGATTGAAAATCCAAAAATTCAGCAAAATGAAATTTCGGAACAGGTATTTAAAGATGCAGCTTCTGTTAATCGAATGATTAACTTATTGGTAGAATCTAAATATTTGAAGCGTAAGATCAATAAATTAGACCGCAGAAAGATGGATATTTTGGTCACACAAAAAGCTCTAGATGCTATTGATGCGATGGACGAGGTCATTCCGAACAATCGCTCACATGCATTGACGGGACTTACACAAGAAGAAATGCAAATTGCAACGAAGGTGATGACTCAAATTGCAACCAATTGCAAACGATAA
- a CDS encoding DUF3857 domain-containing protein, with the protein MKQLLIILIACGCMNYTIAQSEVKPIYLNYDWKSTPEKIEASEKDKLKDEVMLFEKRSVEFAEYGDGFYQMVLLHNIQLINTDAGIEENNKVYISNKPGAKVLKQKARVIKPDGKIINLKESDIQESKNENGEVEYRYFALEGLEKGSYIEYLHYMSEEPTLSGASLYLQSSIDKKKVEYDIICPKHLELMFHSVNGMPNFKKDTLNADVNRSFIDTTNIEGLKDEESSAYNANLMKCYYKLQKNTSSGKSNLYTYLNVSKNVYSNLYETPSKKSSKKITELTSENALGKGDLESKLRNLEYNLKTEYGLTEEYFDGISDLDNILTKKVTNETGTIKLMIACLKALNVKFEVVMTSNRDENPFLTDYEAYNFLDETLIYLSDLKKYWSAGIFSRIGFSPFEFNNNYGLFIEERIVNEQAFGVGKVKYIGGTKSEESIDEINTIVTFDASLSEPTVQVERKLSGYKSMIPQFILDMVQDDAKKTELKEDVLLYIDNEAKLTDVTYENDNGKLAGKEPFVARGKISGTSFIEKAGNKTLLKIGMLIGPQAEMYNKEARKLPVSTQFTRQYVRKIIVNIPEGVTVKNPEVLNFNIVTNDEKALQSGFVSSYEMKGNQLIVTINEFYNKVNYTVSEYEMYEKVINGAADFNKLVIVLE; encoded by the coding sequence ATGAAACAACTCTTAATCATTCTTATCGCATGTGGTTGTATGAATTACACCATTGCTCAATCGGAAGTGAAACCAATTTACCTCAATTATGACTGGAAAAGTACACCAGAAAAAATAGAAGCTTCTGAAAAAGACAAATTGAAAGATGAAGTGATGCTTTTCGAAAAAAGAAGTGTGGAATTTGCAGAGTATGGCGATGGATTCTATCAAATGGTTCTACTTCACAATATTCAATTAATCAACACAGATGCGGGTATTGAGGAGAATAACAAAGTCTATATCTCCAACAAACCAGGAGCAAAAGTACTGAAACAAAAAGCCCGCGTTATTAAACCAGATGGGAAAATTATCAATCTAAAAGAATCAGACATTCAGGAATCTAAAAATGAAAATGGAGAAGTTGAATATCGCTATTTCGCTTTGGAAGGTTTGGAAAAAGGCAGCTATATTGAGTATTTACATTACATGAGCGAAGAACCAACTTTATCTGGCGCTTCCTTATACCTTCAATCCTCCATCGACAAAAAGAAAGTTGAATACGATATTATATGTCCGAAGCACCTGGAACTCATGTTTCACTCTGTGAATGGAATGCCTAATTTTAAAAAAGACACTTTAAATGCGGATGTTAATCGCAGCTTTATTGATACCACAAATATTGAAGGTTTAAAAGACGAAGAATCGAGTGCATACAATGCAAACCTGATGAAATGTTATTACAAATTGCAAAAAAACACTTCTTCTGGAAAGTCCAATTTGTATACTTACCTAAACGTTTCCAAGAACGTATATTCTAATTTATATGAAACTCCATCGAAAAAATCATCCAAAAAAATTACTGAATTGACCTCAGAAAATGCCTTAGGAAAAGGCGATTTAGAGTCAAAACTGCGCAACTTAGAATACAATCTAAAAACAGAATACGGGTTGACGGAAGAGTACTTCGATGGAATTAGCGATTTAGACAATATTTTGACGAAGAAAGTCACCAATGAAACTGGAACGATCAAATTGATGATTGCTTGCTTGAAAGCACTCAATGTGAAATTTGAGGTTGTTATGACTTCAAACAGAGATGAAAATCCTTTTTTAACCGATTATGAAGCTTACAACTTTTTGGATGAAACACTTATTTATTTAAGTGATTTGAAAAAATATTGGTCAGCTGGTATTTTTTCCCGCATTGGCTTTTCCCCTTTCGAATTCAATAACAATTACGGCTTATTCATTGAAGAACGCATTGTGAATGAACAAGCTTTTGGAGTGGGGAAAGTAAAATACATTGGTGGAACAAAAAGTGAAGAATCCATTGACGAAATAAATACAATTGTAACATTCGACGCTAGTTTATCAGAACCTACAGTTCAAGTAGAACGAAAATTATCAGGCTACAAATCCATGATTCCACAATTCATCTTAGACATGGTACAAGATGACGCAAAGAAAACTGAACTTAAAGAAGATGTTTTGTTGTATATCGATAATGAGGCAAAATTAACCGATGTTACTTACGAAAACGACAATGGTAAATTAGCCGGGAAAGAACCATTTGTTGCGAGAGGGAAAATATCTGGAACATCTTTCATTGAAAAAGCTGGAAACAAAACCCTTTTAAAAATTGGAATGTTGATTGGGCCACAAGCTGAAATGTATAACAAAGAAGCACGTAAATTACCTGTATCAACTCAATTTACTCGTCAATATGTACGAAAAATCATTGTAAATATTCCAGAGGGAGTAACAGTAAAAAATCCAGAGGTATTGAATTTCAACATTGTTACAAACGATGAGAAAGCTTTACAATCTGGTTTTGTGTCTTCTTACGAAATGAAAGGAAACCAATTGATTGTTACCATTAATGAATTCTACAACAAAGTAAACTACACCGTTTCAGAATACGAAATGTATGAAAAAGTAATCAATGGTGCTGCCGATTTCAATAAATTGGTGATTGTACTGGAATAA
- a CDS encoding DUF3857 domain-containing transglutaminase family protein — translation MKQSKFKNSKSFTLLFGLLFIGFCSTAQTIDILATYKKKYPGNHIVQTKNERTVTIKYVKGVPTLVYHFEYEDLIIDKNGASMLSEYSIDFTSFEAIANIEAYSIIPVGTKSKKVSSNEAFTRDAEADRGIFHDDNKETVIVFPGLVEGALRHISYDVTMKENNFPFGFIFFDYSPCENPTFKIITDTSIHLMLKEYYTDKIQLKREESISKNIKTTTYSCENALLLKPEENAPNMRYYAPQVLGQLSYYNYKGKRTNVGSNLQDLHTNYAPNVAEVENEKPSPEITRIADSITKNLTNNLDKVRAIYYWVQDHVKYIAFEEGMGGFVPRQPNAVVDKRFGDCKDMASLIYSLLKAANIPSYLTWIGSRDIPFKYSDFPSGMCDNHMITTYKENGKFYFLDATNSFQTMNASTGFIQGKEALLHISPTEFELTTVPIQDANYSSVVDHSKIKIEGKDLVGSSTCSMSGYYHTLIGNYAKDVLSKDELKFLTGINQRGNNSFFVTKGHMKNMLERDTIGMMYFDWTCKNYCTSLNDEIYINLILNKTITYQNELKETRVAPFELDHEFSDTYIVELEIPENYVVSSLPKPISYHSDMVDFDVNYVQTGNQVVLTLTIANKFTILEPSQFPEWNKFIAQKKKALSETIELKRKK, via the coding sequence ATGAAGCAATCAAAATTCAAAAATTCTAAAAGTTTCACTCTTTTATTCGGTTTACTTTTCATCGGTTTCTGCTCAACTGCTCAAACAATTGATATTCTAGCAACTTATAAAAAGAAGTATCCTGGGAACCACATTGTTCAAACAAAAAATGAACGCACGGTCACGATCAAATATGTAAAGGGCGTTCCTACACTGGTTTATCATTTCGAATACGAAGATTTGATTATCGATAAAAATGGTGCAAGCATGTTATCGGAATATTCCATTGATTTTACTTCATTTGAGGCAATTGCCAATATCGAAGCATATTCAATCATTCCAGTTGGAACTAAAAGCAAAAAAGTAAGTTCCAACGAAGCATTTACCCGAGACGCTGAGGCAGACAGAGGAATTTTTCACGATGACAACAAAGAAACAGTAATCGTTTTCCCAGGTTTAGTAGAAGGTGCATTGCGACATATTTCCTACGATGTGACTATGAAGGAGAATAATTTTCCCTTCGGATTCATTTTTTTCGACTATTCTCCGTGTGAAAACCCAACATTTAAAATAATTACTGATACATCGATTCATCTTATGCTGAAGGAATATTATACAGATAAAATCCAGCTGAAAAGAGAAGAATCCATTTCCAAAAATATCAAAACAACAACCTACAGTTGTGAAAATGCTTTGCTGTTAAAACCAGAAGAAAATGCTCCAAACATGCGTTATTATGCACCGCAAGTTTTAGGGCAGCTTTCTTATTACAATTACAAAGGAAAACGAACCAATGTTGGAAGTAATTTACAAGATTTACACACCAACTATGCACCAAATGTAGCTGAAGTTGAAAATGAAAAACCAAGTCCTGAAATCACTCGGATTGCAGATTCTATTACCAAAAACCTCACAAACAACTTAGATAAAGTAAGAGCAATCTATTATTGGGTTCAGGATCATGTGAAATACATAGCCTTTGAAGAAGGAATGGGCGGATTTGTGCCTCGTCAACCAAATGCCGTTGTGGACAAACGATTTGGAGATTGTAAAGACATGGCTTCGTTGATTTATTCCTTATTGAAAGCGGCAAATATCCCAAGTTACTTAACATGGATTGGTTCTCGAGACATACCGTTTAAATACAGTGACTTTCCTAGTGGAATGTGTGATAATCACATGATAACAACCTACAAAGAAAACGGAAAATTCTACTTCTTAGATGCAACCAATTCCTTTCAAACAATGAATGCATCTACTGGATTTATTCAAGGAAAAGAAGCGCTTTTACACATTAGTCCAACTGAATTTGAATTAACAACCGTTCCGATTCAAGATGCCAATTACTCATCGGTGGTTGATCATTCTAAAATCAAAATTGAAGGAAAAGATTTGGTTGGTTCATCCACTTGTTCGATGAGTGGATATTACCATACATTGATTGGAAATTATGCAAAAGATGTGCTTTCAAAGGATGAATTGAAATTTTTGACAGGAATCAATCAGCGTGGAAATAATTCGTTTTTCGTAACAAAAGGGCACATGAAAAACATGCTTGAAAGAGATACAATTGGAATGATGTACTTTGATTGGACTTGTAAGAATTACTGTACAAGTTTGAACGATGAAATTTACATCAACCTAATTTTGAATAAGACTATTACGTATCAAAATGAATTGAAAGAAACACGTGTTGCTCCTTTTGAATTAGATCATGAGTTTTCAGATACGTATATTGTAGAGCTTGAAATTCCAGAAAATTATGTCGTGAGTAGCCTGCCTAAACCAATCTCTTACCATTCAGATATGGTTGACTTTGATGTAAACTATGTACAAACTGGAAATCAGGTTGTTTTAACACTAACAATCGCTAATAAGTTCACCATTCTCGAGCCGAGTCAATTTCCAGAATGGAATAAATTCATCGCACAAAAGAAAAAAGCATTATCGGAAACCATCGAATTAAAACGTAAAAAATAA
- a CDS encoding tetratricopeptide repeat protein, with translation MKKLLLLTVLAPFSLFAQKNISRVVARDVIDKGVELHDSEKYEEAILEYEKININDTAYALAQYEIALSEMQLEHYDKAQNILNDLLQYKIRFNFKHRVYLTLGNCYDQNKKPDEAIRVYNEGLKLYPYQHNLLYNRGLAYANQKKYKEAISDYKQAIQSNVYHGNSHLALGLLAANEGLYDQAMMSLLTFTWLNPDDSRAPGITGIMERIANGSFEKESKNIKELLGPDNYEDYNLLFENKIALQDNYKAKMSVPTAYGKQLHLFLKNNTYDKDNMDFWNQHYMPFFEKIWKEKMFDQFTMVPLIGFESPEIQNSIKSKIPKIKAFYDWSKTAYKETTSSQYMEFEGKMQWVNVDYKSSHLESIGKLNDKNESIGNYLGYHKNGLLEMRAHFDDHGKSIGTWEIYNDFDGNISRRIEFTAIEKEKIQYSYYFSGELYVKYKMINGIEQDTVTYFYRNGTVKEKYFLKDAKKDGIYRSYFPNGQLSVEMNYKAGIGEGNYISYSNNGVKDDEFKLVNDIIQGIRKKYYSNGQLASQYNYVNGKYDGEYTTYFYDGRIENKGTYKNGVEIGKFEEYYSNGALAISMQLDESGKQNGINTQYDLDGKKFEELEFSKGELKSITYYDKAGTAKVLATKKGKKIDYIRSYPNGKKSVEGQITDEERTGEWKYYDKYGNITSIEKYKDGKVTDTLKEFYSNGQLESFCVIKDGKRDGLYQSFNIFGDLTSEGYYSEGEYDNEWIGYFSDGSFSYKNFYVQGNKQGYQISYDVESKLNSMDEYDNGRIIVHTQFDTTENMIGQLGEYNGEIKLKDPTNSYVRFIGNYKNGTADGKFTWYTINNIITCEGSYKNGDKDGIWKWYNKEGKLIRESKYVNANIDGVEKRYNDDGSIESEITYINGDRQGKFTYYHPNGKLSIAGVHLDDKRHGEVTYYDTKGALMMSRTYDYGIFTAYSYHNSEGKLVKPIELVGNEMKVVTYYKTGKKSGDHTRKNGLIEGRYITYHENGKVWEDEGYEHGELSGKSLDFNEQGIKVKEINYLKDQLHGKYMIFNAVGKLIYEAMYRFGELHGEAKEYNAEGKLIRIVTYYGDEAIKIQKF, from the coding sequence ATGAAGAAATTATTACTCCTCACTGTTCTTGCTCCATTTTCTTTATTTGCCCAAAAAAACATTTCTCGTGTAGTTGCTAGAGATGTTATTGATAAAGGTGTCGAGCTACATGATAGCGAAAAATACGAAGAGGCAATTTTAGAATATGAAAAGATCAATATCAATGATACGGCGTATGCCTTGGCACAATATGAAATTGCTTTGAGTGAAATGCAATTGGAACATTATGATAAAGCGCAAAATATTCTAAATGATTTGTTACAATACAAAATCCGATTCAATTTTAAACACCGCGTTTATTTGACTTTGGGGAATTGCTACGATCAAAACAAGAAGCCCGATGAAGCTATTCGGGTATACAATGAAGGGTTGAAATTGTATCCTTATCAACACAATTTGTTATACAACAGAGGTCTTGCTTACGCAAATCAAAAGAAATACAAAGAAGCAATTAGCGACTATAAACAAGCAATTCAAAGCAATGTTTATCATGGAAATAGTCATTTAGCTCTAGGATTATTGGCAGCAAATGAAGGATTGTATGACCAAGCAATGATGTCACTATTAACGTTTACATGGTTGAATCCAGATGACTCTAGAGCACCTGGGATTACTGGTATCATGGAGAGAATTGCCAACGGATCTTTTGAAAAAGAATCTAAGAATATTAAAGAATTGCTAGGCCCCGATAATTATGAGGATTACAATTTACTTTTCGAAAACAAGATTGCCTTGCAAGATAATTACAAAGCAAAAATGAGTGTTCCAACTGCTTATGGAAAGCAATTGCATTTGTTTCTGAAAAACAACACCTACGATAAGGATAACATGGATTTTTGGAATCAACATTATATGCCATTCTTTGAGAAAATTTGGAAAGAAAAAATGTTTGACCAATTTACAATGGTTCCTTTAATTGGATTTGAAAGCCCAGAAATTCAAAATTCCATTAAGTCTAAAATCCCTAAGATTAAAGCATTCTACGATTGGTCAAAAACAGCCTATAAAGAAACAACATCCAGCCAATACATGGAGTTTGAGGGGAAAATGCAATGGGTAAATGTTGATTACAAATCAAGTCATTTGGAAAGCATTGGAAAACTGAATGACAAGAATGAAAGCATTGGAAACTACTTGGGATATCACAAAAATGGATTATTAGAAATGCGTGCTCATTTTGACGATCACGGAAAATCTATTGGAACATGGGAAATTTACAATGATTTTGATGGTAATATTTCACGAAGAATTGAATTTACAGCAATTGAAAAAGAGAAAATCCAATACTCGTATTATTTCAGCGGCGAATTATATGTGAAGTACAAAATGATTAATGGTATTGAACAAGATACCGTGACTTATTTTTACCGAAATGGAACTGTGAAAGAAAAATACTTCCTCAAGGATGCTAAAAAAGATGGAATTTACAGATCCTACTTTCCCAATGGTCAATTATCCGTTGAAATGAATTACAAAGCTGGAATTGGCGAAGGAAACTATATCTCTTACAGCAATAATGGTGTAAAAGATGACGAGTTTAAATTGGTCAATGATATAATACAAGGCATTCGTAAAAAATACTATTCAAACGGTCAGCTCGCATCTCAATACAACTACGTGAATGGGAAATACGATGGTGAATACACGACCTATTTTTACGATGGTCGTATTGAAAATAAAGGAACCTATAAAAACGGTGTTGAAATCGGGAAATTTGAAGAATATTATTCCAACGGAGCTTTAGCAATTTCAATGCAATTAGACGAATCAGGAAAACAAAACGGGATAAATACCCAATATGATTTGGATGGAAAAAAATTCGAAGAGTTGGAGTTCTCGAAAGGAGAATTGAAATCAATTACCTATTACGACAAAGCAGGAACAGCAAAGGTTTTGGCAACCAAAAAAGGAAAGAAAATTGATTACATCCGTTCTTATCCAAATGGTAAAAAATCGGTGGAAGGTCAAATTACAGACGAAGAAAGAACTGGAGAATGGAAATATTATGACAAGTATGGGAATATCACTTCTATCGAAAAATACAAAGATGGAAAAGTGACCGATACCTTGAAAGAATTCTATTCCAACGGCCAATTGGAAAGCTTCTGTGTCATCAAAGATGGTAAACGAGATGGTTTATACCAATCCTTCAATATTTTTGGAGACTTAACAAGTGAGGGGTATTATTCTGAAGGAGAATACGACAATGAATGGATTGGTTATTTTTCCGATGGAAGCTTCTCTTACAAAAACTTCTATGTTCAAGGAAACAAACAAGGATACCAAATCTCGTATGATGTTGAAAGTAAGTTGAACTCCATGGATGAGTATGACAACGGTAGAATTATCGTGCATACGCAATTCGATACTACCGAAAATATGATTGGCCAGTTGGGAGAATACAACGGTGAAATCAAATTAAAAGATCCTACAAACTCATACGTTCGTTTTATCGGAAATTACAAAAATGGAACTGCTGACGGGAAATTCACTTGGTATACTATTAACAATATCATCACTTGTGAAGGAAGCTATAAAAATGGAGACAAAGATGGTATTTGGAAATGGTACAACAAAGAAGGTAAACTAATCCGTGAATCGAAGTATGTAAATGCAAATATAGACGGTGTTGAAAAACGTTACAATGATGATGGTTCAATCGAATCAGAAATCACATACATCAATGGAGATCGTCAGGGGAAATTCACTTATTACCATCCAAACGGAAAATTATCCATCGCAGGAGTGCATTTGGACGACAAACGCCATGGAGAAGTAACATACTACGATACAAAAGGGGCTTTGATGATGTCTAGAACTTACGATTATGGGATCTTCACGGCCTATTCTTATCACAATTCAGAAGGAAAATTGGTGAAACCCATTGAGTTAGTTGGTAACGAAATGAAAGTTGTTACTTATTACAAAACAGGTAAAAAATCAGGTGATCACACACGGAAAAATGGACTTATTGAAGGAAGATACATCACCTACCATGAAAATGGGAAAGTATGGGAAGATGAAGGATACGAGCACGGTGAATTATCTGGAAAATCTCTTGATTTCAATGAACAGGGTATCAAAGTAAAAGAAATTAACTACTTGAAAGATCAATTGCATGGAAAATACATGATATTCAATGCAGTAGGCAAATTGATTTATGAGGCGATGTATCGTTTTGGAGAATTACATGGCGAAGCAAAAGAATACAACGCAGAAGGAAAATTAATACGAATCGTTACTTATTATGGAGATGAAGCAATCAAAATTCAAAAATTCTAA
- a CDS encoding GIY-YIG nuclease family protein gives MSGVRIPHFPLERKSLANFARLFLFNTSPFIFYTYILYSSSKDKFYIGSSENPPERLKKHNNKNKGFTNQTHDWKIVFTQGFDTRAEAMAFEKKIKNWKSRSMIQKLIDSLGSECPDML, from the coding sequence ATGTCGGGGGTTCGAATCCCTCATTTCCCACTTGAAAGAAAAAGCCTTGCAAATTTTGCGAGGCTTTTTCTTTTTAATACTTCACCATTCATTTTCTACACTTACATCCTATATTCATCATCGAAAGATAAATTCTATATCGGAAGTTCTGAAAATCCTCCAGAAAGACTAAAAAAACACAATAACAAGAACAAAGGGTTTACAAATCAAACCCATGATTGGAAAATTGTTTTTACACAAGGATTTGATACACGTGCAGAAGCAATGGCATTCGAAAAGAAAATCAAAAACTGGAAATCTAGAAGTATGATTCAAAAGCTCATTGATTCTCTTGGTTCAGAGTGTCCCGATATGCTGTAG
- a CDS encoding bifunctional folylpolyglutamate synthase/dihydrofolate synthase yields MNYSETIDWLFQQFPAYHNLGAQAYNPGLKNIEELSAFFNHPEEKLRFIHVGGTNGKGSVSNMLASILTESGETVGLFTSPHLFDFTERIRINGNPIDNQFVIDFCEKVQNHSWSIEPSFFEITWMMALDYFHQNNCSIVIAEVGLGGRLDATNIIQPIISVITNIGLDHINILGDTRTKIAFEKAGIIKQNIPVVIGEVDSETFPVFEATANERNSRIIIPLHQDSSLPKGIIGYQIGNYSIVSAVCDYLEEQGFSCNQPIRENGILNLKANTGFFGRMEIINHSPLTIVDCAHNAEGIHVLMKSIQEVNKGRLHCIYGTSSDKNLETIIHELPAEAAYYFTTFENPRSLSFEELTQKMTPRIKKATFFDSPIKALKKAQETVNKSDTILIFGSFFLVHDFFELFFEKGLAEKK; encoded by the coding sequence ATGAATTACTCAGAAACTATCGATTGGTTGTTTCAGCAATTTCCCGCTTATCATAACCTTGGAGCTCAAGCATACAACCCTGGACTTAAAAACATCGAAGAACTCAGTGCCTTTTTTAACCATCCAGAAGAAAAATTGAGATTCATTCATGTAGGTGGAACAAATGGAAAAGGTTCTGTTTCCAATATGCTAGCTTCGATTCTTACCGAAAGCGGAGAAACAGTTGGATTGTTTACTTCCCCTCACCTATTCGACTTCACAGAACGCATTCGAATCAATGGAAATCCAATTGATAATCAATTTGTGATTGATTTTTGCGAAAAAGTTCAAAATCATAGTTGGAGTATTGAACCATCCTTCTTTGAAATAACTTGGATGATGGCACTGGATTACTTTCATCAAAATAACTGTTCGATTGTGATTGCAGAAGTTGGTTTAGGTGGCCGGCTAGATGCCACCAATATCATTCAACCCATTATTTCAGTAATCACCAACATTGGATTAGATCACATCAACATCCTTGGCGACACCAGAACTAAAATTGCCTTTGAAAAAGCTGGAATCATCAAACAAAATATACCCGTTGTGATTGGCGAAGTAGATTCCGAAACCTTTCCAGTTTTTGAAGCTACAGCAAATGAACGAAATTCGAGAATCATCATCCCACTTCATCAAGACAGTTCACTTCCAAAAGGAATTATTGGCTATCAAATAGGCAATTATTCGATTGTTTCAGCCGTCTGTGATTATTTAGAAGAACAAGGTTTTTCATGCAATCAGCCAATCCGTGAAAACGGAATTCTGAACTTAAAAGCAAATACAGGCTTCTTTGGTCGGATGGAAATAATTAATCACTCTCCTCTAACCATTGTGGACTGCGCGCACAACGCAGAGGGCATTCATGTACTCATGAAATCCATTCAAGAAGTAAACAAAGGAAGACTTCATTGCATCTATGGAACCAGTTCGGATAAAAATTTGGAGACAATCATCCATGAACTACCCGCAGAAGCAGCTTATTATTTCACCACTTTTGAAAATCCGAGAAGTCTTTCATTCGAAGAATTGACTCAAAAAATGACTCCTCGCATAAAAAAAGCTACTTTTTTTGATTCTCCCATCAAAGCCTTAAAAAAAGCGCAAGAAACTGTAAACAAATCGGATACGATTCTGATTTTCGGGTCGTTCTTTTTAGTTCATGATTTTTTTGAACTTTTTTTTGAAAAAGGGCTTGCAGAAAAGAAATAA
- a CDS encoding ExbD/TolR family protein: MAIKRKKRFHAGVESSSMSDIMFFLLLFFLIISTLANPNVIQVPLPDAKDTGQTNVQHLTLTVTSDKKYYLDKEEVTPENLEVRLLQETKLRKDETVVIRPAYDLDVQELIDLLQLGLKHQLKFVIATKAG, encoded by the coding sequence ATGGCAATAAAACGCAAAAAACGATTTCATGCGGGGGTTGAATCCTCTTCCATGAGTGATATCATGTTCTTTTTGCTTTTGTTCTTTTTGATTATTTCAACATTAGCAAACCCGAACGTGATTCAAGTTCCGCTTCCAGACGCGAAGGATACTGGTCAAACAAATGTTCAACATCTAACGTTGACTGTAACTAGTGACAAGAAATATTACTTGGACAAAGAAGAAGTAACTCCAGAAAACCTAGAGGTTCGCCTATTGCAAGAAACAAAATTGCGAAAAGATGAAACCGTAGTGATACGTCCTGCGTATGACCTAGATGTTCAGGAATTGATAGACTTGTTACAACTTGGATTGAAGCATCAATTGAAGTTTGTAATAGCTACCAAAGCTGGCTAA
- a CDS encoding MotA/TolQ/ExbB proton channel family protein, translating to MRKAAIFTLLFLATPLISLAQVVENTAQNAEKAVPGEKITALDFVMKGGVFIIPIIILLFYTLYVIIERFRYIRRMSVYNANLLNDIRMNLEKGNIQDALNTVQRDQSAYGSVVAEGIQTIGRPVSEIESNMDKVANIEIGKMEKGMGVLGLIAGIAPTFGFIGTIAGVIKIFYNISISENVSIGNISGGLYEKMISSGAGLTVGIIAYSAYHILNAMIDNYTLKIQSTNLGFINIIQRPGKWQ from the coding sequence ATGAGAAAAGCAGCAATATTTACACTTTTATTTTTAGCAACTCCACTAATAAGCTTAGCACAAGTTGTTGAAAACACGGCGCAAAACGCTGAAAAAGCAGTTCCCGGCGAAAAAATCACTGCATTAGATTTCGTAATGAAAGGCGGGGTTTTTATCATCCCAATTATCATTTTGTTATTCTATACCCTGTATGTAATTATTGAGCGATTCCGATATATTCGTCGTATGTCTGTATACAATGCAAATTTGTTGAATGACATTCGAATGAACTTGGAGAAAGGAAATATTCAAGATGCATTGAATACCGTCCAACGCGATCAAAGTGCTTATGGATCTGTTGTTGCAGAAGGAATTCAAACCATTGGAAGACCAGTTTCTGAAATCGAATCCAACATGGACAAGGTGGCCAATATTGAAATTGGTAAGATGGAAAAAGGAATGGGTGTTCTTGGATTAATTGCTGGTATCGCACCAACATTTGGATTTATTGGTACTATTGCGGGGGTAATTAAAATATTCTACAACATCTCGATTTCTGAAAATGTGAGTATCGGAAATATCTCAGGAGGTTTATACGAGAAAATGATTAGTTCTGGAGCTGGTTTGACAGTTGGTATCATTGCCTATTCTGCGTATCACATTTTAAACGCAATGATTGATAACTACACCTTAAAAATTCAGTCTACGAACTTAGGATTTATTAATATCATTCAACGTCCAGGGAAATGGCAATAA